The Mytilus edulis chromosome 12, xbMytEdul2.2, whole genome shotgun sequence genome contains a region encoding:
- the LOC139497552 gene encoding uncharacterized protein, translated as MEEMILPNEHLGRDFIVPKLYNSQCNFRIFAPEHSRVRINNNSIIQYTDIQRGIFQEFENYDIYTVQSSAPVQVQLYCNGVSSTGDAFMVTLPSVQHFKSSYKFPVVNDFLYSHPPEHFYITVIVQSNARMGLRLDDKDIVKYEMITNITLASTLYSVITVEQSVGLHEIRQHNDIPFGLIVYGRDSNSGYGFPAGFATNINP; from the coding sequence ATGGAGGAGATGATCTTACCAAATGAACATTTAGGACGTGATTTCATCGTTCCTAAGTTGTATAATTCACAGTGTAATTTTCGAATATTTGCCCCAGAACATTCCCGAGTACGTATTAACAACAATAGTATAATCCAATATACCGACATCCAACGTGGAATATTTCAGGAATTTGAAAATTATGACATATATACTGTGCAATCATCTGCTCCAGTTCAGGTGCAACTTTACTGTAACGGTGTATCTTCTACTGGTGATGCTTTCATGGTTACACTTCCTAGTGTTCAACATTTTAAAAGCAGTTACAAGTTTCCAGTCGTTAATGACTTTCTATACAGTCATCCACCGGAACACTTTTACATTACAGTTATAGTACAATCGAACGCTAGAATGGGATTACGTTTAGATGACAAAGATATTGTGAAATATGAAATGATAACAAATATTACACTTGCATCTACACTGTACTCTGTCATTACTGTTGAACAAAGTGTCGGTCTACACGAAATTAGGCAACACAATGATATACCGTTTGGACTTATCGTATATGGGCGTGATAGCAATTCCGGTTATGGTTTTCCTGCTGGATTTGCGACTAATATTAATCCGTGA